A genome region from Natranaeroarchaeum sulfidigenes includes the following:
- a CDS encoding plastocyanin/azurin family copper-binding protein — translation MTERSTIDRRTYLKAAGAVGVAGVLAGCADNGEEPADEPADNDGTATVLVGPDGQNIFEPEELTIDAGTTVEFIWESDTHNLALVEGPDDGWDGYDEIEDEGFEYEHTFEVEGTYEYVCEPHEAQGMFGTIIVQ, via the coding sequence ATGACAGAAAGATCCACGATCGATAGGCGAACGTATCTCAAAGCAGCAGGCGCGGTCGGCGTCGCTGGAGTTCTGGCGGGGTGTGCTGATAACGGTGAAGAGCCAGCCGACGAACCCGCAGATAACGACGGTACAGCGACTGTCCTCGTTGGGCCGGACGGTCAGAACATCTTCGAGCCGGAGGAGCTAACGATCGACGCCGGGACAACGGTCGAGTTCATCTGGGAATCCGATACACACAACCTGGCGCTGGTCGAGGGGCCTGATGACGGCTGGGACGGTTACGACGAAATCGAAGACGAGGGGTTCGAGTACGAACACACGTTCGAGGTGGAGGGTACCTACGAGTACGTCTGTGAGCCCCATGAGGCACAGGGTATGTTCGGCACGATTATCGTACAGTGA